A single genomic interval of Lathyrus oleraceus cultivar Zhongwan6 chromosome 7, CAAS_Psat_ZW6_1.0, whole genome shotgun sequence harbors:
- the LOC127106439 gene encoding probable pectinesterase/pectinesterase inhibitor 44, translated as MCGEYLSQDMSFENTAWAFNGQAVALFSTSDQSVFYRCGISGYQDSLCPDSGRQYYRECIIRGSAEFIFDRAAAVFQYCQILVRKGSTNQNPITAQGGPRRNETTFGFTFQFCNISVDLDLIPYIGSIRTYLGRPWQNYSRTIFMECQINEVVDPEGWLKWGGTDHAQSPLFYAEYKNHGLGAGVQKRVKWPGYHVFTHPKQALNFTVAHLISGYYWLPSTGIPFTPYFGVGGGNNSKGK; from the coding sequence ATGTGCGGAGAATACTTGTCACAAGATATGTCATTTGAGAATACTGCATGGGCGTTTAATGGGCAAGCTGTGGCATTATTCTCAACCTCAGACCAATCTGTTTTCTATCGGTGTGGAATTTCCGGCTACCAAGACAGTTTGTGCCCCGACTCCGGTCGCCAATACTATAGGGAATGTATAATCCGCGGCAGTGCGGAATTTATATTTGACAGAGCCGCTGCGGTGTTTCAGTACTGTCAAATATTGGTTAGAAAGGGGTCAACCAACCAGAACCCCATCACGGCCCAAGGTGGACCACGCCGTAACGAAACAACCTTTGGTTTCACCTTCCAGTTTTGCAACATCTCAGTTGATTTGGATCTTATTCCATACATTGGCTCGATTCGGACGTATCTGGGAAGGCCATGGCAGAATTACTCCAGAACCATCTTCATGGAATGTCAAATAAATGAGGTCGTAGATCCTGAAGGATGGCTGAAGTGGGGTGGAACCGACCATGCTCAATCTCCACTTTTCTATGCGGAGTATAAGAATCATGGGTTAGGAGCTGGAGTACAGAAACGGGTTAAGTGGCCAGGGTACCATGTTTTTACTCATCCTAAACAGGCTTTAAACTTCACGGTTGCGCATTTGATTTCTGGATATTATTGGTTACCATCCACCGGGATACCTTTCACTCCTTACTTTGGAGTTGGAGGTGGAAATAATAGCAAAGGGAAATGA
- the LOC127106440 gene encoding pectinesterase inhibitor 2 → MNRIGTNFKMIRFSFFAVIFLVSVTCSYTIKVVDVDAICKQTNNVSFCTNLLNSKPGGVGQDLDSLAQYTLDVARSNTTNTIILIQRLIAQTGRDVEAQIPYKKCLSFFEKIIHSIDYFRDMLKIREYEEMFRAADRITYYIYDCLNGSGPDEPPYHGSPMVPKNANVLNQVVVIISVIIHKLE, encoded by the coding sequence ATGAATAGAATTGGGACAAACTTTAAGATGATACGTTTCTCTTTCTTTGCGGTGATTTTTCTTGTTTCAGTTACATGCTCCTATACAATCAAAGTTGTGGACGTGGATGCTATTTGCAAACAAACAAATAATGTTTCATTCTGTACAAATCTTCTGAATTCAAAGCCTGGTGGTGTAGGTCAAGATCTTGACAGTCTTGCACAATACACTCTTGATGTGGCTCGTTCCAACACTACCAACACCATCATTCTAATCCAACGGTTAATCGCACAAACTGGTAGGGATGTTGAGGCACAAATTCCCTATAAGAAATGTTTAAGTTTCTTTGAGAAGATTATCCATAGTATTGATTATTTTCGTGACATGTTGAAGATTAGAGAATATGAAGAGATGTTTCGTGCTGCAGATCGTATAACATATTATATTTATGATTGTCTAAATGGAAGTGGTCCCGATGAACCTCCTTATCATGGTAGTCCTATGGTGCCAAAAAATGCCAATGTTCTCAATCAAGTTGTTGTTATAATAAGTGTTATCATACATAAACTTGAGTGA